From the Primulina tabacum isolate GXHZ01 chromosome 3, ASM2559414v2, whole genome shotgun sequence genome, one window contains:
- the LOC142539633 gene encoding BTB/POZ domain-containing protein At5g66560-like gives MASKQPGSKGQAWFCTTGLPSDIAIEVDGMTFHLHKFPLMGKSRKLHVMITEQETNQTTNRFATIQTVSEQNQSNENDEGEEEIQEEDNDGQFHFVLPDFPGGCEAFEPAAKFCYGVKVDLSATNVAALRCAGEYLEMTEEYSEDNLISKTERFLAQSTLKNIKHSIKALTSCERLLPMAENLGIVQRCIEAIATKAAAADPSLFGWPLNGGAVDSKTEADARRTYGDVTRGAAIADSWLDELGYLSVHIFKRLIFAMKALNLSGDIVESCLMNYAKKFIPGISRTTTRKPSASSNLPSENERRELLETIISNLPMEKTSRSTSNTTRFLFGLLRTSYILNASEVSRRSLEKKIGSQLEQATLDDLLIPSYSYLNETLYDVDSVERILGYFLQRFEERSVTRIQADEEEGNSPVSTALITVGKLIDGYLSEIASDANLKPEKFYEFAITLPDRARVFDDGLYRAVDVYLKAHPWISETDRERICGVLDCQKLTLEACTHAAQNERLPLRAVMQVLFFEQLQLRHAISGTILGGRGTEDEDEEMVERSRAEEGNGTWKAAVRDNQMLRGDMHSMRARVQDLERQCSMMKTTIEKMDNSGPRGHGENGGWWSKLGCKFKTQVCDSHEPTGAEGGKRRREL, from the exons TTCCTCTGATGGGGAAAAGCAGAAAGCTTCACGTGATGATAACAGAACAAGAGACGAACCAAACAACAAACAGATTCGCTACGATCCAAACAGTCTCTGAACAGAACCAGAGCAATGAAAATGACGAAGGAGAGGAAGAAATCCAAGAGGAGGACAACGATGGTCAGTTTCATTTCGTGCTCCCTGACTTCCCGGGCGGCTGCGAAGCGTTTGAACCTGCCGCGAAATTCTGTTACGGCGTGAAAGTGGATCTCTCCGCCACCAACGTCGCTGCGCTCCGGTGTGCCGGAGAGTACTTGGAGATGACTGAAGAATACTCTGAAGACAATCTCATCTCTAAGACCGAGAGGTTTCTTGCTCAGTCTACActcaaaaatatcaaacatTCGATAAAAGCTTTGACCTCTTGTGAAAGACTGTTGCCCATGGCGGAAAATCTGGGCATTGTTCAGAGATGTATTGAAGCCATTGCTACTAAAGCAGCCGCCGCAGATCCCTCGCTCTTCGGTTGGCCGTTGAACGGCGGAGCTGTGGATAGTAAAACTGAAGCTGACGCTAGGAGGACATATGGTGACGTGACGCGAGGAGCTGCGATAGCGGATTCGTGGTTGGATGAGCTTGGATATTTGAGTGTGCATATTTTCAAACGTTTGATTTTCGCCATGAAAGCTTTGAATCTGAGCGGAGATATTGTAGAGAGCTGTTTGATGAATTATGCGAAGAAATTCATTCCGGGAATTTCTCGCACAACAACACGGAAACCATCGGCTTCTTCCAACCTTCCATCAGAGAATGAGCGGAGGGAACTTCTGGAGACGATTATTTCCAATCTCCCGATGGAGAAAACATCACGTTCAACTTCGAACACGACGAGATTCTTGTTCGGATTGTTAAGAACGTCGTACATTTTGAACGCTTCTGAGGTTTCAAGGCGATCATTGGAGAAAAAAATTGGATCGCAATTGGAGCAAGCCACTTTGGACGATCTGCTGATTCCGAGCTATTCCTATTTGAACGAGACATTGTACGACGTTGATAGCGTGGAGAGAATTCTGGGTTATTTTCTACAAAGATTTGAAGAGAGATCGGTCACCAGAATTCAAGCCGATGAGGAAGAAGGCAATAGCCCTGTATCTACTGCGTTGATAACGGTTGGGAAATTAATCGACGGTTACCTGTCGGAAATCGCATCCGACGCTAATTTGAAGCCGGAAAAATTCTATGAATTTGCCATTACTTTGCCCGATCGTGCTAGAGTCTTCGACGATGGCCTTTATCGAGCTGTTGATGTTTATCTCAAG GCGCATCCATGGATCTCGGAGACGGATAGAGAGAGAATCTGCGGAGTTTTGGACTGCCAGAAGCTGACATTAGAGGCGTGTACTCACGCTGCACAGAATGAACGGCTGCCGCTCAGAGCGGTGATGCAGGTGCTGTTCTTCGAACAACTTCAGCTCCGCCACGCGATCTCCGGCACCATTCTCGGCGGCCGAGGGACGGAGGATGAGGATGAGGAGATGGTCGAGAGGTCACGTGCGGAGGAGGGGAACGGCACGTGGAAGGCAGCAGTGAGGGATAATCAGATGCTGCGCGGGGATATGCATAGCATGAGGGCGCGGGTGCAGGATCTGGAACGTCAGTGCTCCATGATGAAGACGACGATTGAGAAAATGGACAATTCGGGCCCACGTGGACACGGGGAGAACGGTGGTTGGTGGTCAAAGTTGGGTTGCAAATTTAAGACTCAGGTGTGTGATTCACATGAACCGACGGGTGCGGAAGGCGGGAAGCGCCGCCGTGAACTTTGA